One genomic segment of Kribbella jejuensis includes these proteins:
- a CDS encoding M48 family metalloprotease: MVLVVWVAGAIGFGWGWIVIAVWILSGALIFAPSTEELLAKHLFRLRKPTLIEQQRLAPVWHQLLQRAGVVHGRFSLWIQESDEVNATPTPGHTVGVTRWALYTLPPQHLEAALAHELSHHLGGRAWLSLIDFWYSIPARGGLIVVRAVARLMRRVPALGCVIGGFMVMAYAGIVLAAITFGHGYVWPILFLTPFIAPPLLAWLSRWRVKEADKKAAMLGYGTTLVQVLYGWQMQHQQSLGRDGSRRAQVMSSTPSLVERVHTIEQAAGIPPAAWGNH, encoded by the coding sequence TTGGTTCTGGTTGTTTGGGTCGCGGGGGCGATCGGCTTCGGCTGGGGCTGGATCGTTATCGCTGTGTGGATCCTCTCTGGGGCGTTGATCTTTGCACCCTCCACGGAGGAGCTTCTGGCGAAGCATCTCTTCCGGCTCCGCAAGCCGACTCTGATCGAACAGCAGCGGCTTGCTCCGGTATGGCATCAGTTGCTTCAGCGAGCCGGCGTCGTCCATGGACGATTCTCGCTGTGGATCCAGGAATCCGACGAAGTGAACGCGACCCCGACTCCTGGTCATACGGTTGGGGTGACCCGCTGGGCTTTGTACACGCTGCCTCCCCAGCATCTGGAGGCGGCGCTCGCTCACGAACTGAGTCACCATTTGGGCGGTCGGGCCTGGCTGAGCTTGATTGACTTCTGGTACTCGATCCCAGCGCGCGGTGGCTTGATTGTGGTGCGGGCGGTCGCACGCCTGATGCGGCGTGTGCCAGCGCTCGGATGTGTCATTGGTGGATTCATGGTTATGGCCTACGCCGGCATTGTGCTGGCAGCGATCACGTTCGGCCACGGTTATGTGTGGCCGATTCTTTTTCTGACCCCATTCATCGCTCCACCGCTGCTCGCTTGGCTGAGTCGTTGGCGCGTCAAGGAGGCAGACAAGAAGGCTGCGATGCTCGGGTACGGCACAACACTGGTACAGGTTCTGTATGGCTGGCAGATGCAGCATCAGCAGAGCCTCGGCCGGGACGGAAGCAGACGAGCGCAGGTGATGTCGAGTACGCCGTCGCTCGTTGAGCGCGTACACACAATCGAGCAGGCGGCTGGAATTCCTCCGGCGGCGTGGGGTAATCACTGA